In the Planctomycetia bacterium genome, one interval contains:
- a CDS encoding ABC transporter ATP-binding protein — translation MNDACLSLRGVGKSFAGARGEHEVLRDVNLEVRRGEFVCIVGYSGSGKSTLISLIAGLASPDQGQVLLDGKPIMGPGPDRGVVFQNYSLLPWLTVFDNVMLAVKQVFPDWTRQQMTERVEHYLALVNLAAAAKKRPAQLSGGMRQRVSLARALAMSPEVLLMDEPLSALDALTRGTLQEEIERIWRQEQKTVVMITNHVDEAILLADRIVPLSPGPGATLGASIEVDLPRPRDAKMANHCPEFQRLRAQVTEFLVGQRRVPRVAEAAPVEPAASPLRHTPIQLGKRVRRKLQTAGAS, via the coding sequence GTGAATGACGCATGCTTATCATTGCGTGGCGTGGGCAAATCATTTGCCGGAGCGCGCGGCGAACACGAGGTGCTGCGCGACGTGAATCTGGAAGTCCGTCGCGGCGAGTTCGTTTGCATCGTCGGCTACTCCGGCTCAGGAAAGTCGACGCTGATTTCCTTGATCGCCGGTCTGGCGTCGCCGGATCAGGGACAGGTTCTGCTCGACGGTAAGCCCATCATGGGTCCCGGCCCCGATCGCGGCGTGGTGTTTCAGAATTACTCGCTGCTCCCGTGGCTGACGGTGTTCGATAACGTCATGCTCGCCGTCAAGCAGGTGTTTCCGGACTGGACGCGGCAACAAATGACGGAGCGTGTGGAGCACTATCTCGCGCTCGTGAACCTGGCCGCCGCCGCTAAGAAACGTCCGGCACAACTTTCCGGCGGAATGCGGCAGCGCGTGTCGCTGGCGCGGGCCTTGGCGATGAGCCCGGAAGTGCTGCTGATGGACGAACCTTTGAGCGCGCTCGACGCACTGACGCGCGGCACGTTGCAAGAGGAGATCGAACGGATCTGGCGGCAGGAACAAAAAACCGTCGTGATGATCACCAATCACGTCGACGAAGCCATTTTGCTGGCCGATCGGATTGTGCCGTTGTCGCCGGGACCGGGCGCCACGCTCGGTGCGTCGATCGAGGTCGATCTGCCGCGCCCGCGCGACGCGAAGATGGCCAACCATTGTCCGGAATTCCAGCGGCTCCGCGCGCAAGTGACTGAGTTCCTGGTGGGACAGCGACGCGTCCCGCGCGTCGCCGAGGCGGCGCCCGTGGAACCGGCGGCGAGTCCCTTGCGACACACGCCGATTCAACTCGGCAAACGCGTGCGACGCAAACTACAAACAGCCGGCGCATCGTAA